Proteins from a genomic interval of Papaver somniferum cultivar HN1 chromosome 4, ASM357369v1, whole genome shotgun sequence:
- the LOC113271473 gene encoding uncharacterized protein LOC113271473 has translation MKLQDKCRLSWTRVLSSFFLLLPLLLPLHSTASNLPTETTQNQQRVLLETKSSINLHLKMIRGGSVVCLKFGSSACKNIMATQTRVHTRTLVVSSGGEFNEENEKTKESATEEEVKEVSALKNALKYFDAEFFSAEKVLEMGKGARDFNVPIYRANRKLVASEDGGLHDPSVLVFNPEWSSRSSSDAKTSQNINKRFSCPSASGVQKPNLDKDVAFMNVFELGHLLKTKQTTSQELTEIFLRRMKKYDHALEAVISYTEELAFKQAKRADDLLNQGVYLGPLHGIPYGLKDTISVPQYKTTWGSKTFQNQVIDMEAWVYKRLKAAGAVLIAKLVTGSLAYDDIWFGGRTRNPWNIEEFSTGSSAGPAASTSAGLVPFAVGSETAGSMTYPAARCGVTAIRPTFGMVGRTGVMSLSESLDKLGPFCRSATDCALVLDAIRGKDPDDISSKNINLEDPFSIDISKLTVGYLEDAEMEVVNVLASKGVNVIPFKLDYTVDSVQGILNFTMDVDTLSHFDSWQRTGQDDVYEAQDQWPLELRRARMVPAVDYLQAQRARGKLIREIRESFTVDAFTGNATDWERVCMGNLVGMPVVVVPTGFKSIKNPPSGNIRRRTTITTGIYAPPQHDHVALALAIAYQSVTDHHKQRPPIDDLGPDDSVPNHPKANYPPRRWHP, from the exons ATGAAGTTGCAAGACAAGTGTCGTCTCTCATGGACGCGTgtcctttcatccttctttctGCTTCTTCCATTACTCCTCCCCCTTCATTCAACTGCTTCAAATTTACCAACCGAaacaacacaaaaccaacagcGAGTTCTTCTGGAAACTAAATCTTCCATCAATTTACATCTCAAAATG ATACGGGGAGGGTCTGTTGTTTGTTTAAAATTTGGGAGTAGTGCTTGTAAAAATATCATGGCTACACAAACTCGGGTTCATACCCGTACTCTCGTTGTTTCCAG TGGTGGTGAGTTCaatgaagagaatgaaaaaaCTAAAGAGAGTGCTACTGAAGAAGAAGTTAAGGAAGTTTCGGCTCTTAAAAATGCATTGAAGTACTTTGATGCCGAATTCTTCAGCGCCGAAAAG GTGCTGGAGATGGGCAAGGGTGCCAGAGACTTCAATGTTCCAATTTATAGAGCAAACAGGAAACTGGTTGCTTCCGAGGATGGAGGGTTGCATGATCCATCTGTTTTGGTTTTCAATCCTGAGTGGAGTAGTAGAAGTAGTAGCGATGCAAAAACATCCCAGAATATCAACAAACGATTTTCCTGTCCTTCTGCTTCTGGAGTGCAAAAGCCTAATCTGGATAAAGATGTAGCTTTCATGAAT GTTTTTGAACTAGGACACCTTCTGAAAACAAAACAAACTACATCTCAGGAACTTACTGAAATATTCTTGAGAAGAATGAAGAA ATATGATCATGCTCTTGAAGCTGTAATATCTTACACAGAAGAGTTGGCATTCAAGCAGGCAAAAAGGGCTGATGATTTGCTCAACCAAGGAGTGTATTTAG GTCCTCTGCATGGAATTCCCTATGGACTAAAAGATACTATTTCAGTCCCCCAATATAAAACCACATGGGGTTCGAAAACATTCCAAAATCAAGTTATTGACATGGAGGCTTGGGTATACAAGAG GTTGAAAGCCGCCGGAGCCGTTCTTATAGCAAAGCTCGTCACTGGATCTTTAGCATATGATGATATATGGTTTGGTGGAAGGACACGAAACCCATGGAATATTGAGGAATTCTCAACTGGTTCATCGGCTGGTCCTGCTGCCAGCACCTCAGCAG GGTTGGTTCCATTCGCTGTTGGTTCAGAAACAGCTGGCTCTATGACCTACCCTGCTGCTCGTTGTGGTGTTACAGCAATCCGCCCAACTTTTGGGATGGTGGGTCGAACAGGTGTTATGAGCCTCTCAGAAAGCTTG GATAAGCTTGGCCCATTCTGCCGAAGCGCCACGGATTGTGCCCTTGTTCTGGATGCAATACGAGGAAAGGATCCGGATGACATCTCATCAAAAAACATTAACCTTGAGGATCCCTTTTCTATTGATATTTCAAAACTCACAGTTGGATACCTTGAAGATGCTGAGATGGAG gttgtaaatgTTCTTGCCTCGAAAGGTGTTAATGTGATTCCTTTCAAACTGGATTACACGGTCGATTCTGTTCAAGGCATCCTGAACTTCACAATGGACGTTGACACGTTATCTCACTTTGACAGTTGGCAACGTACAGGACAGGATGACGTTTATGAAGCTCAAGATCAGTGGCCTTTAGAGTTGCGCCGCGCACGAATGGTACCTGCAGTGGACTACTTGCAG GCACAAAGAGCAAGAGGAAAATTGATTCGGGAAATTCGCGAAAGTTTTACAGTTGATGCATTTACTGGAAATGCAACTGATTGGGAAAGAGTTTGCATGGGAAATCTAGTGGGTATGCCTGTCGTCGTTGTTCCTACGGGGTTCAAAAGTATCAAGAATCCACCTTCAGGCAATATTCGACGAAGAACCACCATAACGACTGGCATATATGCTCCGCCTCAACATGACCATGTC GCTTTAGCACTGGCGATTGCATACCAGTCCGTCACTGACCACCATAAGCAACGACCACCTATTGATGATCTTGGCCCAGATGATTCAGTCCCCAATCATCCTAAAGCCAATTACCCTCCTCGTCGCTGGCATCCTTGA